ATTTGGAAAGTAAATATACCTCATCCTTCGGTTAAAgcgaaatttataataaaaaagtagatGTATTCTACACCACGTGTCtttacaggcttcgctgaggttgcatgcaaaatttcaaatctaaagttaatttcattctcgatatacTTCGGACTATAGATAGGCAGGCGACCATACAAAAAAGAGTAAACATTACATATCTtgctttataatacatttacattttattcaataaattggGTCTCATTTAAAATCTACACACCATTCAACTATAAAGTGTCACAGAATgttaatatgttaaatgtttgaaTCCCTTATGTGTGATTAACTGTAGGAGTACTCCCATTACGAACCCTAATAACCCCAAGAACTAGAACCCCAAGTACTTTGCAAGGTTATTTTCTGAAGTTCCATGCTGCACCAATGGTTAGACATGGGCTTATTTGAGTTAAGAAATGATGATCGTTTATAAATGTGCTTGTTGCAGTTAAAATAACACATCTTAATGTGTGTGTAgttaaaattgttaagaaaaaacATGAATATCATTATTTATGGGAGATATTTTAATACTCTGATAATATAATCCTAATTAGGTTTTGTAATGTAGTTTTGTTGAATACTATTCCATTCAATAAGTCACCATTAGATATCcataactgtaataaatgtgttGATTAGAAATATTTCTAGAACACTTCTAAAACATAAGTCAAACCGTTATTACCCTCCAAATATCTAATCTGTGTGTCCGAGCCCACCGAAGCCGCTCTCAGATTTTGTTCGGCCAAGAAAGTTATGGGTTGTGGGTAGATTTTGTCCGTCCAAGCGGGGAGAGGAAGTCCTTCTTCGACCTGTCGGAGGATAAATACtgatgttaaaattatatgttgaaatgttgaaacatacaacatataataaaccAATGTTGTCTATTacgattaaaattgttaattcaaatttaattatcgAAAACTGATTTTAGCTTATTGGTTCTCAAAATTTATCAAAGTACTAACGGTAACTAGAAGCTTTCCACGTAATTTCTTCTTAAATAACAGGTACGTCACAGGCATATCCTTTATAAAAGGCATAATAAATACTCCTGATAATAAGTGATGGccactgaacatttttttaatctcctGATCCGATTATGAATAATTGTAACTTAAGTTAGAGTAATGTTTTTGGAACTCCATCTGAAGGCGAAGAATGAAACATGGTTTTTGTGGGTACCAATGAAATACTAACATACTTATGCattattccataatattttattagcgacaaaaactgaattatttaaggCAAGTGTGAAAATacaatatgatggagccctatgataATTTTAGTCGGAAGTAGATCTATTCATGGTGAATATTAATTCAGTCTTCGTGGACAAGAGGTACAAAATTTAAGAAgctgtttttatgtataatattttctttgttatatactGATTGTTGTTGGCTTGCTCATTAGATTTAGTCACAATTTGAATGCACAATTTAAGTATATTGTTATAGATTTTACTTTATCCTTTTTTGTATagcatatataaattatgtatgtaataaataaatgtttaggcTATGAGGATAGTAAACCAAGATCCCATTAGTGCTTGGTgtactattttatgtttattgtttgtaacaATTTCACTAAAagctttttttctattttgaaacCATTATTGTTGAATGCTAAACATTTATATTCACCAAATCGACATCCACATTGAAACTgagtttatttattctacataaaatatatacttcacATACTATTgcaatatgtaaaatttacattaaaaaattgaaaagtagATGATATTgctctaataaaaatattgtaaatccaCAGtacaatatatagttttatagaaaaatacCAAGGTTTTAATAAAGGAATAGCAATAATTTTTGGGCAACCTCTTTAAACTGTACCACACTAGTTCATTATGAGttgttataaaaatgatttaaaaacaagcGAAGTTTGTCAAGAGGGTTTATTCTTATATTAGACTTATACTATACATGTTTGACTACCATACAGAACATACCACTGTGTAAATAGACTCCCACATCATGTACATTGCCACCCAAACTGACTCAGTGCTGTTAAGTGCGAAATCAATCCCGGTGTAAGGTTTAACGAATTCAAGTAAATCGGTAATATTACGCTGATAATCATGTAGGAATCTTCTTACAGCCGTCTTCCAAACTGCTTGGAGCTTCGGACATCTGTAACTATTCTTGACGTATGCaatctgaaaaatatattacaatcggTTAATACTCAAGGTAAGAGAACGCCACACCATATGACTTTGTTAAGTTTGAATGCAAAAATGTAAATCTATATAACTTATTTCACTCTCTTAAGGGGAGTCTATGCTGCCAATGTTAATTTGATCAAGTTTGTGtacctttttctaaaaaaatatataagatatcaACCTGTTTTTTTTGTAGTTacttttattaagattttgacccggggtttttaagttattaaaaaaattagtatggttaggattttttttaaacacattaaaaaaattacagatttgtttgtaaaaaagctgtaataaaatttttttatgagaattgTGCTAAAAGCCCGCGTCAAAGTGCGCTCCTTAATTTTCCCatcaagtaaaaaaaatgtaaagatatctttagtggttcctgagaaaaaggtacataagtggaAAAAATCTAAACTTGTTGAGTTTGACTCAACggatttgcatgaaatttgttttaaaataaataggaatatatttaaaactaaatttagcaaaaaaataaaaatttaaaattttgacccAGGGGGTCATCCGACTCCCcaatgtcctgtggacagatagacagacatgaAATATAGGGAAAATGTTTACATCCTTCCGGCAGACAAAGTAGatttcatggttggacatacagcatcatataactcatttttgtctataaAGAAAATGTACTGATGAAATATCTTTCCCGATATCtttcaacattcaaatattttcagTAAGTTAGGTTTTATGACAGTGTTCAAATAACAGTTCCTGTAAGCTAGCGAGGGTATTGTAATAAGGGTGCACTACAGTGAAATGAAACCTCCGAATTTTCTCACTTTCTCtaatctattatattttctttttggtCTATAAATGAAAGTGTCACTTTTAAAATCTCACATTATTGTACACAGTTTGGTTAGAAACGTATTCATACAGCAACTTTGTTGCATCATGTTTAcctataaaagtaatgtaaaaatataacgcTCAACCGTatcacatggagtgacatgcaccatcatcgaaatcagtgttcctcatatatctTGTAGCTTCatgtacaatttatattagtcatttatgttttgagatatCGCCCAGAAAGTACGTCCCCTTCGCTGGCAGCttccaataataaaactaaaacaagcaTAAATCATGGAATCTTTTGAAGCATCTAAAAAGTTTAGttactacttttttataaaaaaaaataaaaataaacaacaccaCGAATACGGAATGCGTGCAGAGAATCCATTGAGTACAAACCTCATGACGATCCACATAGACAGGGTATATAGGCACAGGTTGCCAGGGTAGATATCCATTTCTCATCTGGGAGCCACGGGCAGGAAATAGCCCTGCCAGGAACTGACTCGCGCTCATCAAGCTTCGCTGATACAACGTGCTGTTGGCTCGGAAATCCTCCTGGCGGTATACCTCTCCCAGGAATCCATCGTACAAGGAGCGGAACTTCTTTCCAAGCAAGTAAAGTTGCATGTGacctttctgaaaataaaatcatcgtcttttataaacattaaattgtcTGTAATTCTCTCCACTAAAAGCCAATATGTTGGGTAGAAGGAATTACAATTCCTTTTAAATTTCAGGTGAATAAGTATTGATTATTCTATGGATATATGAGTAGTTCTGGAGGAAGCAGAAGTTTCAAGAGCATACATTTAATCAATGcaaaactttgtaataaagtataaaaataatacgagATTACGCTAGAATAGCAGTGGacttaattatagttaatatcgATGACATAAGCGAGTACTCGATCAGAACAATGGTGTAGTAGTTAATGGTGATTTTCTCCTAGATGGAGCTGTGGCAGACAGATTCAAGTCACACATAGGtctaaatattaaaagagaaCTATTTCTCGTATTCCAGTAAAATGAAGGAGCACTCATTCCTGTCACAATGGGGACCTTTAGTCCACCAGTTCAGCAAAATGTTGTCAAAAATCTCGGGAAGTTCCTTTTCGCCAAGTAAAGTTCAAGATTAGTGTTGAGGAAACTTTAATGAACGCAAGGAGAGAAATAAATGCAAGCAAACAGAATGCTCTAGATTCCAAGTACGCGGTCCTCGGTATAGACTCTTCCAATAAATGCCTCCAGATAAAGCACTGGTATCTTAAAGAGATATTTTGATAGCAACCACAACTCCCTCCTCACCAAGTGTAGTTGGAATTGGACATCCAGTAAACTCTATAGACAAGTCTCAGAAAAACTTATAATCTTTTAGGgatttgtacacattttttattcaatgtcTGCTTAAACACCTACTACAGAAGTTAAGTAATAAGACAGTCAAATACGTAAAAAAGTACGTCATGGGAGCTTTGTAATTTAATTACGTTCTGAGTGGCAGgttatttattattgcaaatatGCAATAGATAATCTCTATTTTCTTTGGTTTGACAATTACTTGACTGTCCAAGTATATGATTACAGGCTTTTACCACAATACCATTCGTGGATGGTATGAAGTGATCTATGAACTTCAATAGGAGTTCTATGGGAGATGGAGTGGAATAGTCCAGATTTAATATTTGACAGCTCATAGAGTATAACTAATCAACACATCTGGATTGAAAGTAACTGTTCTCTGCATGCATGGACAGTTCTCGGTAACCCAGtacgaattaaaaaatttaaaaagttttaaataatttaattcattgtgTAAACTCTTTTCTAAAACTGTTCCTgaattagtgaaaataaaaaacgttATAGGAAACACATTACTTGTTAATAGATACATTTAAGTAAGCTCCTACTTgcacattttttaagttaatgaACCAATACTATACAATAGAAAAAAGAGGTAGAAAAGTCCAGAACACTGCAAAAAGAAGCCTTGAAGCATAAACATGAGTTATGGCAcaagatttctttaaaaatatgacagtgaaggttttaaattgaaatttaggtttttaaagcctgaataaatatacaatgtcTAGGCAAATGATGACATAAGAcagtcaattatttaaaaaataacctagGAATTGTCAAATTTATGttggttataatatttttgaagaattaggTCATAGTATTGCAAAATAAAGTGAGAAGAAGATAAGGTAAAcgttgtatttacttttttaatttcaaggaaagttaacattttattttgtgcatCCTCGACATTTCTTCTTAAACTTACGATATATAATCTTCGTAATCTATGgatattttccataattttattacataaatcgtatgaataaaataagaatccaatttaaaccatataattaaattaaatttaagttcacaCTTACTTCTGTGAGTTCCATCCATCCATTAGGCCAGTAAGTGGTATTCAAGGCCTGATATGGGCTTGTCGGATAAGCAAATACAGGACCTCTGCTGCCATGGCGCGTGAACTGGAATATGGTTACAACTAATTAATTGCTATTTTCTTTCATGACACTATACAAAATATAGCAGATTGTATAGTCTGGGAGCAAAGAGTGAATTTctattgtataaacacacaacgtGGTTTTCTTGTAATCGGCAGAGGAATTTTGCATCATTCCAAAGGTGAAATTTCAAAGAAGTATTAAACACCTTTAGTGCGGCTCTACCTCAAGTTTACTTAATAGGTAATTAGTTTAGGTCtaattaaacagaaatattaatagGATTTCTGCCTCAGTAGGtgatttaaaatactgtaaaataacttTCTAGTAGCGCTTTTCATGTTGATACAAAGTTAGAAGTAGGCCACACCATTtatcgtaacaggcttcgctgaggtttatgcaaaatttaaatctagCCCATTTCAATTCTCGAGATTTCCTGAGATCATGCAGATGTTATGCATGAAAGGATAGAAAAACAATCACAAAAAATGAAGTTGACGCCTAAATGACGCATCATACAATTAATAGAaacgaagtttcatgcaaaattaaaaagttacatatacaaatttccttaacatatcttgccacatgatacttTCAGATGTCTGTTCATTAAATTGGCTTTTATATCagcgtttaaaaaaatataagcctacacaccaagtcactacaACATAATACCATATACCAGACTCTgcaatgaaaggaaggtgaacttgcagctaaactcaaaatttaatgaatcaacccttccaacgtACCTACGTTATGTTTACAAAACAAGGTTGATCCACCGTGGCTAGAGaccgtgtctatcacatcgtaattgcactcagttgtgtacctgatgagacaacgagaCTACTACTTCACCAATTTATAGATTCTTcagatctcttcagacaaacatgacttcaAACATTCCTCGAGTCAAGTCTAAGACAGCGTgatataccagacgctgcaataaaaggtaggtgaactggagctaaactcgatattaaattattaaataatgttgtaTGGGGTAATGTAACATGCATCAATCTCTTATTGGCGTATTGAGTTtggttatcaatttatttattctgctattttctcgttaccatcatggttgcTCATAAGATCAATGCAAAAATTTTTGCTCAATGTTTCTCATACGTAAATGAAGCTAcgtgtacaattttaaatctatagctgaGTTCGTTTCCCTGATATCGTacggacaaacagacagatagacagactgacATGCAGGCAGGCCGACAGAGATGAACAATTTCCAACCCACGAGTGATAGACTTGGCTAAAGATCAGTCAAAAAGACTTAATACAAAACGATAATTGTTTTCTCAGATCAAATTTTTATAGCTAGTACACTTCAGACACAAATAgactaatatttatatcaccattAGATAACGAGACTGAAGTTTGCCACTTTTATGTTCTGTAAATGGCAATCTGTAgctggtttaacatttatttaagtacttgacggttagtttttataaactgtatGTCAAGCTAAAAAATTCGGACTgcgaaaaattttttaaatatttttaactcttttcatACCCTCTTATTGATACTTCCATCAGAACTAACGTGACTGCCGATTGATTCTTTTTACTGAGTGAAATTTATCCATCGAT
The Homalodisca vitripennis isolate AUS2020 chromosome 4, UT_GWSS_2.1, whole genome shotgun sequence DNA segment above includes these coding regions:
- the LOC124361535 gene encoding testicular acid phosphatase homolog codes for the protein MSAGLLWVCVPTLAVLLILYGLTDVSQPDVDSATNIHGPRAVPTLQLVIVFTRHGSRGPVFAYPTSPYQALNTTYWPNGWMELTEKGHMQLYLLGKKFRSLYDGFLGEVYRQEDFRANSTLYQRSLMSASQFLAGLFPARGSQMRNGYLPWQPVPIYPVYVDRHEIAYVKNSYRCPKLQAVWKTAVRRFLHDYQRNITDLLEFVKPYTGIDFALNSTESVWVAMYMMWESIYTVVEEGLPLPAWTDKIYPQPITFLAEQNLRAASVGSDTQIRYLEGEYFKEVVSLMKAKVGGTLRPDRRMFHFSAHDFTLLGLQGILGLAKDRSGRLSARTGSALILEIHKNLQTDQFYVQVSYIDGASPDLEPLDINIPGCDSPCDFHLLMNITEKYYNITDWDKECKIIAN